The Xenopus tropicalis strain Nigerian chromosome 2, UCB_Xtro_10.0, whole genome shotgun sequence genome window below encodes:
- the LOC100492167 gene encoding general transcription factor II-I repeat domain-containing protein 2A-like, whose protein sequence is MLDVANELFDDFSDKDKIIKRIKDMPLSARNVRERTIMMANQIEATQVKDINAALFFSLALDESTDVSHLSQFSVIARYAVGDTLREESLVVLPMKGTTRGEDLFKSFTEQNLPMDKLISVCTDGAPCMVGKNKGFIALLREHEKRPILSFHCILHQEALCAQMCGEQLGEVMSVVIKVVNFIVARALNDRQFKTLLDEVGNNYPGLLLHSNVRWLSRGKVLSRFAACLSEIRTFLEMKNVERPELANTEWLLKFYYLVDMTEHLNQLNVKMQGIGNTVLSLQQAVFAFENKLELFIADIDTGHLLHFEKLGEFKDACTASDPAQHLDLQQLAGFTSNLLEAFKARFGEFREHTHLFKFITYPHECAVDSTDLSYIPGFSAGDFELQVADLKASDMWVNKFKSLNEDLERLARQQAELASKHKWREMKKLQPADQLIVTTWSTLPVTYHTLQRVSIAVLTMFGSTYACEQSFSHLKNIKTNLRSRLTDGSLNACMKLNLTTYQPDFKAISRTMQHQRSH, encoded by the coding sequence ATGCTTGATGTTGCCAATGAACTTTTTGATGACTTTTCGGATAAAGACAAGATAATCAAACGAATAAAAGACATGCCTCTGTCGGCAAGAAATGTTCGTGAACGTACCATCATGATGGCAAATCAAATTGAGGCAACACAAGTCAAGGACATAAATGCAGCACTATTCTTTTCTCTCGCTTTGGATGAGTCAACAGACGTAAGCCATTTATCCCAGTTCAGCGTGATTGCAAGGTATGCTGTTGGTGACACACTACGTGAGGAGAGTCTTGTTGTTTTACCTATGAAAGGGACAACAAGAGGGGaggatttattcaagtctttCACTGAACAAAATCTACCGATGGATAAACTTATTTCGGTGTGTACTGATGGTGCTCCATGCATGGTTGGGAAAAACAAAGGATTCATAGCGCTTCTTCGTGAACATGAAAAGAGACCCATCCTAAGTTTCCACTGCATCCTACATCAGGAGGCGCTTTGTGCTCAGATGTGTGGCGAGCAGCTTGGTGAGGTGATGTCGGTGGTAATTAAGGTGGTCAACTTTATTGTTGCCCGAGCTTTAAATGATCGCCAGTTTAAAACACTGCTGGATGAAGTTGGGAATAATTATCCTGGTCTGCTTCTGCACAGCAATGTGCGTTGGTTGTCAAGAGGGAAGGTGCTCAGCCGTTTTGCGGCTTGTCTGAGCGAAATCCGGACTTTTCTTGAAATGAAAAATGTCGAGCGTCCAGAGTTAGCTAACACTGAGTGGCTCTTAAAGTTCTACTATCTCGTGGACATGACTGAACATCTAAACCAGCTCAATGTGAAAATGCAAGGCATTGGAAATACAGTCTTATCCCTTCAACAAGCAGTGTTTGCATTTGAAAACAAGCTAGAACTCTTCATCGCCGACATTGATACAGGTCATTTACTACACTTTGAAAAACTGGGAGAGTTTAAAGATGCATGCACAGCAAGTGACCCTGCTCAACACCTTGATCTTCAGCAGCTAGCGGGCTTCACATCTAATCTCCTGGAGGCATTCAAAGCGCGCTTTGGAGAATTTCGTGAGCACACTCATCTTTTTAAGTTTATTACTTATCCACACGAGTGTGCAGTGGACAGCACCGACCTGAGTTACATCCCTGGTTTCTCCGCCGGAGATTTTGAGCTACAAGTTGCTGACCTGAAGGCCTCAGACATGTGGGTGAATAAGTTCAAGTCACTGAATGAAGATTTGGAAAGACTTGCACGACAGCAAGCAGAGTTGGCGAGCAAACACAAGTGGAGAGAAATGAAAAAACTTCAACCCGCGGACCAGCTGATTGTCACAACTTGGAGCACGCTTCCCGTCACATACCACACACTGCAGCGTGTGAGTATTGCTGTACTGACAATGTTTGGCTCTACATATGCATGTGAGCAGTCTTTCTCACATCTAAAGAACATTAAGACCAACCTACGATCACGTTTAACGGATGGAAGTCTCAACGCCTGCATGAAACTTAACCTCACCACGTATCAACCAGACTTCAAAGCCATCAGCAGAACCATGCAACACCAGAGGTCTCATTAA